One genomic region from Oncorhynchus gorbuscha isolate QuinsamMale2020 ecotype Even-year linkage group LG13, OgorEven_v1.0, whole genome shotgun sequence encodes:
- the LOC123993766 gene encoding FAS-associated factor 2, whose amino-acid sequence MAAPEEQELSQAQTEKLLQFQDLTGLESMDQCRRTLEQHNWNIEAAVQDRLNEQEGVPSVFNPPPSRPLQVNTADHRVYSYIVSRPQPRGLIGWSYYMIMLPFRLTYYTLLDIFRFALRWVRPDPRGRVTDPVGDVVSFIHSFEEKYGRSHPVFYQGTYSQALNDAKRELRYLLVYLHGEDHQDTDQFCRSTLCTEEVLTFLNTRMLFWACSTSRPEGYRVSQALRENTYPFLAMIMLKDRKMTVVGRLEGLIQSEDLLNQLTFIMEANQTYLMSERLEREERNQTQVLRAQQDEAYLESLRADQEKDRRKREEQEKVQAEEEKVRQTVLAEEMRRRTLEEEKELKSECLPPEPPADDPDSVKIVFKMPNDTRVERRFLFQQSLTVIYDFLFSLKETPEKFQIVTNFPRRVLPCLPTEEQPNPPSLKEAGLSRSEVLFVQDLTED is encoded by the exons ATGGCGGCGCCAGAGGAGCAGGAATTATCTCAGGCGCAGACCGAAAAACTCCTTCAATTTCAG GACTTGACAGGTTTGGAGTCTATGGACCAATGTCGTCGTACATTAGAACAACACAATTGGAACATCGAG gctGCAGTGCAGGACAGACTGAACGAGCAGGAAGGAGTTCCCAGTGTGTTTAACCCTCCGCCCTCCAGACCCTTACAGGTCAACACAGCAGACCACAGAGTGTATAGCTATATCGTCTCCAGGCCACAACCCAGA GGATTAATAGGATGGAGTTACTACATGATAATGCTACCTTTCAGATTGACATACTACACACTTCTGGACATATTCAG GTTTGCCCTGCGGTGGGTCAGACCAGACCCACGTGGACGCGTCACAGACCCTGTGGGTGACGTGGTGTCCTTCATCCATAGTTTTGAAGAGAAGTACGGTCGATCACATCCCGTGTTTTACCAGGGAACATATAGCCAG GCATTGAACGATGCCAAACGTGAGCTTCGCTACTTGTTAGTTTACCTCCACGGAGAGGACCACCAGGACACAGACCAGTTCTGTCG ATCCACGTTATGTACAGAAGAGGTCCTGACCTTCCTCAACACCAGGATGCTGTTCTGGGCCTGTTCCACCAGCAGGCCTGAGGGATACAGAG TGTCCCAGGCGCTGCGTGAGAACACTTACCCGTTCCTGGCCATGATCATGTTGAAGGACCGTAAGATGACGGTGGTAGGACGTCTGGAGGGGCTCATCCAATCAGaggacctcctcaaccagctcACCTTCATCATGGAGGCCAACCAGACCTACCTGATGTCTGAACGCTTGGAACG GGAGGAGAGGAACCAGACGCAGGTGTTGCGGGCGCAGCAGGACGAGGCCTATCTGGAGTCGCTGAGAGCCGACCAGGAGAAGGAccggaggaagagggaggagcaggagaaggTCCAGGCGGAGGAGGAGAAGGTCCGGCAGACCGTCCTGGccgaggagatgaggaggagg ACgttggaggaagagaaggagctTAAGTCAGAATGTCTTCCCCCCGAACCCCCAGCAGACGACCCCGACAGCGTCAAGATAGTTTTCAAAATGCCTAACGACACCAGAGTGGAGAGGCGGTTCCTCTTTCAGCAGTCTCTGACG gTAATATACGACTTCCTGTTCTCGTTGAAGGAGACCCCGGAGAAATTCCAGATAGTTACCAACTTCCCCCGCCGGGTCCTGCCCTGCCTTCCCACGGAAGAGCAGCCCAACCCCCCCAGCCTCAAAGAGGCCGGCCTCAGCCGTTCCGAGGTCCTCTTTGTTCAGGACCTCACAGAAGATTGA
- the cltb gene encoding clathrin light chain B, whose amino-acid sequence MADSDFEFASDNGVLPVEVDPAAAFLAQQESEIAVIENYDGALEGSAEFLEQPPTADSPAPVQYDAGFAEASAATVNGNMFVLESNGPSDSYAAMAQVDSLRAEPECLRKWREEQKARLEQLDSASKAAEAEWKEKSKKELEDWHVHQIEQMEKSKANNRASEEAFLSEADGDSPGTEWERVARLCDFNPKTNRTAKDVSRMRSVLIALKQTPLVR is encoded by the exons ATGGCTGATTCAGATTTCGAGTTCGCATCTGACAACGGAGTGCTGCCTGTCGAGGTGGACCCAGCTGCAGCTTTCTTAGCTCAGCAAGAAAGCGAAATAGCGGTGATAGAGAATTACGACGGAGCTTTGGAGGGATCCGCTGAGTTCCTCGAACAACCGCCGACCGCTGATTCACCTGCTCCTGTACAATATG ATGCCGGATTTGCAGAGGCATCAGCGGCCACGGTAAACGGAAACATGTTTGTGCTG gaGTCCAACGGTCCATCGGACAGCTATGCGGCCATGGCCCAGGTGGACTCTCTGAGAGCAGAGCCTGAGTGCCTGCGTAAGTGGAGGGAGGAGCAGAAGGCACGGCTGGAGCAACTAG ACTCTGCATCCAAGGCGGCGGAGGCTGAGTGGAAAGAGAAGTCCAAGAAAGAGCTGGAGGACTGGCATGTGCACCAGATTGAACAGATGGAGAAGAGCAAGGCCAACAACAG gGCATCTGAAGAGGCCTTCCTGTCTGAGGCTGACGGCGACAGCCCAGGGacggagtgggagagagtggCCCGTCTCTGTGACTTCAACCCCAAGACCAACAGGACGGCCAAGGACGTGTCCCGGATGCGCTCGGTCCTCATAGCCCTCAAACAGACACCTCTGGTGCGCTAG